DNA from Devosia yakushimensis:
TTGTCGGCGTGTCCTGATTCAATCGCTTCCAGACTGACAGCGATTGCAGGATCCGCATTTGCGGCGCGCTGACACCTTCGGCCACCAGGCGGAGGCTATCGCGGGTAGGAAGCGGTTCGGCCCGCGCCGGGGCCTTTTCCTTCTCAGGCGCTGGTGCCGGCGATGGCTCGTCCAGCAAATCGGGGATCCGCAGGCTATCGATGGCCTGGCCGGCGCGGGCGATGCCGATACCGATGCCAATGGTCTTGCCGCGCTGGATGCCTTCGATCAGCCCAGCCTCATAACCAAGGTCATAGCCGCGCTGGTGCTCTGCCTCGAGCTCGACGGCCACGCCCGCGCCATTTGATTTGGTTGCGGCGGTGGTTGTGGGGCGAGCTGCAGCCATGGCGGTGGTCAGTTCTGCGATATCAACCCATGCCAGGGCAGGGGCCAGTAGTGTCTCGCCATCCTCCGGTGTGCGGCCGGAATCAAATGTGGTGATGGCGGGGAAGCGCTGGCGCTCCAATATGCCGGCGGCGGGCGACCAGACCCAGCCCTCGCCGCGATCGAGCCGGGCAAGGGAATTCACGACCTTCTTGGCCATTTCGATATCGGCATTGCCCTTCACCCATTCCTCAATGGCCTTGCGGTCCTGGGGACTGGTGAGTTTGAGCGCGATCAATGTGCCGATCTGGCTGAGCACGTTCTTGTGGAGTACGGCCGGGCGCTGGGTCAGCATCAGGACGCGGAAGCCCTTCACGCGGCCGCGGCGCACTATTTTGTCGAACACTCCGGACAGCCGCCGCGTTTCTGGCATGGGGTTCTGCGGGCAGACCTCGTCGGCCTCGTCCACCACCAGGTGCAATGCGCTCTTGTTCTTCGCGTAAAGGGTCTCGAAAAAATCTGTCAGGAAGCGGGTCTTCTCGCCGCCGGTCATATCCGACACATCGATGATGGCCTGCACCTGGCGGCCCGCCATTGCCTCTGCGATGGCCTTGCCGTCGTGCTCGGTGATTTCAATGTCGGCATGGTCGCCGCCAAAGATGACAATGGAGAACCCGCCGGCGGTTTCGTCCGCCCCCTTTGGAGCGCTCCGCAGACCCCACCAAACGCCGGTCGGGTCGATGATGACGACGCGGCGGCCCATATCAAGCAGCTGCTCGACCGGGCCCCGAGCGGTATAGGTCTTACCGGTGCCGGTGGCACCGACGACGGCGGCGGGGGAGGTGAGGAGCGGGACGAGGTCGATCATTCAGGGCGCTCCACCTTGGGTGGGGTAATGCCCGCAACGTCCCCCGCCAGGGCCTCTACGTTGAACGCGAGCAGGCGGCCTTGCGGAGCGGAGCTGTTGGCGTAGTTTGCCGCAGCTTGTTTCAGGCGTGCCGCTGCCGCGGATATCCCGGCGCGGAACCCATCTTCTCGCGCGCTTGCCAACTGGTCCGCAAAATAGTTCCGACCATCGTCGGGCATGACCACCGAGATGCACCATTGATGTGCTGCCCGCATCAATGGGTCTTCCGGCTGCCTAATGAACTGAACGCTGCAATGGTCGACAAGTCTTTCTGCCAAGGCCCGTGCAGCTTGGTGGATATGAACGTGGGGCGGCGCCTGGCGCCACCTATGGTCCACGGTAATCTCGACGCCGATGGTTTCCACCCGATGCACCCAATGCAGTGGAGGGTCAGGCCGTTTGATGGCCTCTGAGGGGCGTTCGTCGATGCGACGTTGAGGGGCCGATACAATCAGTGGGTCAAAGTGCTCGGGCATCAGTTGAACCCCTCGATCCAGCGGCTAACCGCCGTTGCCGACCCGCTGGCGGCCTCGCTCTCGATCTGGTCAGCCAGCTTCTCAGCGATGTTCGCGGCGGCATTGGCTAGTATCACCCTCCGCAGCTTGCGCATGTGCTTCACCGAGGTCGTTTGATCTATCGGCAACTGGCCCAGAGCTAGAAAGGCCGGCAGCGGCTCTTCGGCAACCGAAGCGAAGATCGGAAATTCCTCGTGACCAAGGGCCATGGTCCATTGCTTGCCGCTGACCACATCGGTGACCATCAATTGGATCGTCGCTTTGCCCGTCCGCTGGGTCATCGTGAAAAGCTCCAAAATGCAGCCTGGTCGCTGTCAGGCCGGGACCAGTCGAAGCCGAAGTAAATGGCATCGCCGTCAGTCCATGTGGTTGGAATGCGCCAGGTGCCGTCGGCGCCGCGCGTGAAGTCGATTGCGCCATGCAATGGCGGTGGGTTGGCCAGCTCGTGGGTTTTGCCCTGCTGCCGGGCCGATGCCGCATGGCTATAGACATTGCGCATGGCCTCATGCATGCGCTGGCTGCTTTCCATGTAGCTACGCATGAATTCTTCACGCCGCACGCGGGCTTCGTCAGCGCTGGTCATTGGCTGGCCCTCTTGGTTGCGGCTGCATAGGCCTCGAAAGCCTCGCGATCGCCGTTGCAGCAGGTGTAACCAGCGTCGGCCGGGCCGACCTTCTGGTGGTGGTCGACCGTCCGATAGTGGGCCGGACCGATCTTCATCCCGGGGAAGTTGAATGCCACGATGACCTGCTGGCGGTGCCAGCCGCCGCGCCCGGGAACGACATGGGCGTGGTGGGTGCGGTACCGGCTTTCATCGTCGGCAAATTCGACGTCGGGAAACCGGGTGCACACGATTGCCTTGAAGTCGGCGATAGCGGCCGCTTCTTGGGCTTTGGTCCGCCGGCGAAGGCTCCAATATTTCCGCGCACAGCGACTGCCGCAGAACACGGGATCCCATTGGCCGCCGATAACCCCGTTGAGGGGCAGGTGGTGCTCGGCCAGGCTGTCTTCGTCGATGCGCATGCCGCAGCCGCAGCACTCGAAATGCCAGCCATGCTCGATCGAGACGCGGGCTGGAAGGCGGCCGGTTTCGGCATAGGCATCGGCCCATGCCGCCCGACGACAGGTGACATAGGTGATATCACCGTCGGCAAACTCGTTCGCGCCGGCCTTCCGCGCGACGATGTTGTGGCGAGCAAAATAGACGGCGCCGGTGTTCTCGTCGTTCTCGGTGACGGCATAGGCCTTGAGGGGGAGGGGGTGGGCCAGGCTCATGCGAGCCCCCGGAATAGCAGCGGCTGCACGGAACCGTCCTGAAAAACCTTGTCCAGCATGACATCGGCGCGGGGCTCATCGCCTTCCCACCCGTTGGGCCAGGTCTCGGCAGCGATGAGCTCGCGGATGCGCATTTCTTCCTCCGAATTGATGATGTCGATGGCAGGTCGACCCAATTGAGCCGCCGCCTTGTTGCAAGCGTCTTGGATGGTCAGGATGCGATCTAGAGCCATCAGCCGGGCCGCGAAGGTGAGCGGGCCCATGCGCTGGGGATTGGCTGCGATGGAGCCGTCCTTGAGCTTCTCTGCCCCTTCTTTGCGGAGGCGATGTTGCGGTTCGCGCAGCTCGCGATAGAGCGGCTTCAAGCCTTTCAGCGGTGCGAGATAAGCCCAAGAAGGCGTTTCGATGATCGTATCCAGCGCCTTGTCCTGGCTGGCGAGCGGGCAACCGATGCAGCCGGTCCGGGCGTTGATCTCTTCGGCTTCATCGCCGCCATAGGCATCGGCGACGTCGGCAGTTGCCCACGCGCCATAGCGTTCGCTGGGGGCGTGAATGCGCAGCCAGTCCCAAACATTGCAGACCCGCCAATGCAGCAACGGCGCCAGCGTGGCAATGCGCCCCCGGACGCCCTTGGCATTTGGGAGGACCTGCTGGTACCAGCCTTGCCCGCATTCAGCGCCGTCCTTGGAGCAGCTCATCACAATGCGCTGGTCGCGGATCGCGGACTCGCCCTGCCGAACGCCGGTAATCATGAGGACATTGCCCTCGAGCTCGTCGATGCGGGCGGCCAGAGCTTCCGTCATCGGATCGACTTTGATCTGCCGGGTACACCAGCGGAGGGTGTTGTTGTTCGGCGGTGGGACGCCGCGGCCGAGAATGTAGACGAGGAAACGCTTGTCGAGGGGCGCGCGCACGACCTCGACCTGAATGCCGCGGGAACGAAGCTGCACCATGACGCGCTCGGCAGCGATAGCAAGCGGGGTAAGCTCCTGCCTGGTGTCGGCATAGAACACGGTGAGTGATTTGGGCGGCGGCAGCAGGCCGACGTCTATCAGGTGGACTATCACCGTGACCGTTGCCGAACTGTCCTTGCCGCCCGAATAGGCTATCGCCCAATGGTCGTGGTCAGCGCCATACGCTCGCATGGAAGCAAGCGTCATCTCCATGGCGTCGTCATAACTGAGCCGGGAACTGCCGCCGAAGAGCGTGGGCTGAAAGCTCATGCTGCACCTGCCAGCCGCTCGGCGATGGTCTGGGCGTCTGGCGCGTTTTGGCAGGGGCACAGATCGTCGCTGCCTTTGCACCCGCAACGGCTGGCCTGGGCGGCCTTTTCGGCGGTAGTCAGCCCGGCGCCGATCAATGCCTGCCGATCATCGTATTGCTTGATGGCCCAGACGATCGCGCGACAACACCAGATATAGTGATAGGTATAGTCGGTCAGGCGGTGGTCCCAGAACTCTCGGAATTTGCTTTCCCGGTTCGGATCCCGGTAGCTATCGACTGCGCGGATTGCCTCTTCCGCGGTGGACGGCGAGAAATCATCAAGTAGCGTCCAGCGCACATCTTTCCAGATGCGCATGCGGTCCGGCGTGCCCTGTGGATAGTAATCCCGGAAATCCCGAACGAGGGCCGAGCGGTATGCGGCTTTCGAAAACTCGCGGTAGCTTTCCGACCGGCCAATCGCTTGCAGCTTCTCGCCCCAATAGCTGGGGTTGATGCGGCAGTGATTGTCGTCGCGGAAAAAGCCGAACATGTCCGGGGTGCGCGCGAAGACGTAGCAGCCCATATCCCCGCTGATCGTGAGGTAACCCGGCCACGTTGTGATGTGAAAATGCCGGTTGCTGCTTTTGGGCTCCTTCAAGGTCAGGTGCCGGTACAGGCCATTGTCGAGTGCCACCGTGAGTTGGTGCCGCTCGACGTGCTTGAGGAATTCTTCCTCTGACGGTTCGCGGGTCAAAACGGCCTCTCCTCGTCATCGTCGCCGTGATCAACGACGATCTCCGGTTCGGGAGAGGGGAGCAGTGCCGGCGGAAGGGTGGCGCGGATCGCGCCAGGCAATTGCCATGCTTCCTTTGGCGCGCGCTGGGCGGCCACCTCGGCAGTGCAGGGCGTGAAGCCGTAGATGGAGCCGCCGCTGTGCAGAATCGGCGGCAGCAGGGCACCCTGAAAGATGGGCTCGACCTGCAACATCTTGGTGCCGAAGCGCTCGACCTCGGCAACTCGACCGATCAGTGTGCGGTGGCCCAGCAGCTCGACGATGGCATAGTCACCCGCCGGCAGCGGGAGGCTGTTTTCCGCTTCCATAGTCATGCCGCAACCGCCTCAGCCCAAGGGCCGAAACTGCGTAACAAACTGTGTAACACGGGATTTGCGGGAAGCCCGGAAACGCTGGGGTTCCGGGGGTGCCTCGCGGGGCGTTGGTGGAGGGGACTGGATTCGAACCAGTGTACGCTAAGCGGTCAGATTTACAGTCTGATGGATTTAACCACTCTCCCACCCCTCCACAGACAACGTCGCGCGAGCGGGACAACGAAGCGCTAGGCGTTTCGTCGGGCGGTTTATGGTGGTCTGTGACAGGAGTGTCAACACCCCTTCAGCCATTGCCCGCAAGAAATCGGTTAGGCAGGGGAAAAGTATGTGACTTTTCCACGGGATGGTTCTTAGCCCGCTGCCGCCCAGCCCTGCCGGATGAAGGTTATCCCGTCGGCGAACAGGGTCTCGAAATCGGGGAAGAGTGGCCGCCAGACGCAGGTGGCGGCGGCCAGTTCGGGCAGGCCGGCACCAAAGGCTTCCAGCGTCACCCAACCATCAAAACCCTGTTGCCGGACGGCGGCAAAGATTTCGGCAAAGTCGATGTGCCCGCGCCCGGGAATGCCGCGGTCGTTTTCGGAAACGTGCAGCACGCCCATATGCTTGCCGAGGGTGGCGACGGCGCGGGACTGGCTCTGTTCCTCGATATTGGCGTGGAACGTGTCATACATGATGTGGAAATTGGGGTGGTCCACCAGGCCGATATAGGCGCGGGTCTGTTCCATCGTGTTGAGGAAGTAAGTTTCGAAGCGGTTGAGCGGCTCAAGGCTCAGATAGATGCCATTGGTCCTGGCGCGTTCGGCCATGGCATTGTGCGCCTCGGCGCCATAGCGCAGCTCGTTGGCCGTTGGTCCGAAGCCGGTAAAATGCCCGATTGGCGCATGAAACGGGCCGCCAACGCTTTCGGAGCCAAGGGCCGTGGCGCAGTCCAGCGCCCAATCGAGGTGTTCCCGGCCTGCCTGGCGCACCGCGGCATCGCTGCTGATCGGGTTGGCGGCGATCGAGGGGACGACGGAGGTGCACGTGCGGCGCAGGCCAATGGCATCCAACTCCCGGCCGAGCCATTCATAATGGGCGACACTGCCCCGCAGCACCGGAATTTCCACGCCGTCATAGCCAAGCTCCTTGAGGCGCCGGATATGAGGCAGATGCTGCTCTTCGATAAACCCGCTAAGGCAGAGCAAATTGATGCCGACCTGCATGTTTCCTCCGTGACCTGGAATTCACTGTGGCAAGTCTTGCCACACAATTGGGGAAGCGGGCAGGCTGGGCGGTCCGTTTACTGCGCACCGTCTCCACCTGGCGCTGGGAGCGCGCGCTTTCTTGACCAATGCAGCAGGGCCCCGATTGGCGCGAACAGGATGCCGAGCGCCCACACGACCCCGTAAAACACCGCGAGCGCCGCCCATACCAGCAGCCAATATATTTCCACAGGGGACCACGCAGTGGTGTAGGCGATGACAATATCGGCCGGGATACGCGACAGCGGAAACACGAAGCTGCACAAGGCGAGATAGCCCAAGAGGGGCAATCGGACCGCCCAATGCCAGTCCTGCGTGAGCCAGAAGGCGGCGACGAAAAATGCGATGGCGATGGCGTAGCTGATAGCGAGATAGAATTTCGTCATAACAGGACCAGGGCAGGGCGGGCGCTCATGCCGTAGTTATCCCTGTCTGCCAGCGAAAGGGAATAGGGCCGGTCGGCGGAGAATCGGCGTTCTTCGAAAAGGCCTATGAATGGCTTGAAATGTCTGGCTGTCCAACGCGCCAAATATCCAGCTTTTACAAGGGGATATTGGAGCGGGTAGCGGGAATCGAACCCGCATATTCAGCTTGGAAGGCTGCTGCTCTACCACTGAGCTATACC
Protein-coding regions in this window:
- a CDS encoding sugar phosphate isomerase/epimerase family protein, yielding MQVGINLLCLSGFIEEQHLPHIRRLKELGYDGVEIPVLRGSVAHYEWLGRELDAIGLRRTCTSVVPSIAANPISSDAAVRQAGREHLDWALDCATALGSESVGGPFHAPIGHFTGFGPTANELRYGAEAHNAMAERARTNGIYLSLEPLNRFETYFLNTMEQTRAYIGLVDHPNFHIMYDTFHANIEEQSQSRAVATLGKHMGVLHVSENDRGIPGRGHIDFAEIFAAVRQQGFDGWVTLEAFGAGLPELAAATCVWRPLFPDFETLFADGITFIRQGWAAAG
- a CDS encoding ATP-binding protein, which codes for MIDLVPLLTSPAAVVGATGTGKTYTARGPVEQLLDMGRRVVIIDPTGVWWGLRSAPKGADETAGGFSIVIFGGDHADIEITEHDGKAIAEAMAGRQVQAIIDVSDMTGGEKTRFLTDFFETLYAKNKSALHLVVDEADEVCPQNPMPETRRLSGVFDKIVRRGRVKGFRVLMLTQRPAVLHKNVLSQIGTLIALKLTSPQDRKAIEEWVKGNADIEMAKKVVNSLARLDRGEGWVWSPAAGILERQRFPAITTFDSGRTPEDGETLLAPALAWVDIAELTTAMAAARPTTTAATKSNGAGVAVELEAEHQRGYDLGYEAGLIEGIQRGKTIGIGIGIARAGQAIDSLRIPDLLDEPSPAPAPEKEKAPARAEPLPTRDSLRLVAEGVSAPQMRILQSLSVWKRLNQDTPTKVQIALVAGYRPNSGNFTNLLSQLRGAGKIDYPAPGRARLLTGLEPITFEEGRDAMLGVLSGPQRKLFDALRGGEMSKADLGAATGYSANSGNFTNLLSQLRSLGLISYPAPGRAALEPWVFDVL
- a CDS encoding phosphoadenosine phosphosulfate reductase domain-containing protein gives rise to the protein MSFQPTLFGGSSRLSYDDAMEMTLASMRAYGADHDHWAIAYSGGKDSSATVTVIVHLIDVGLLPPPKSLTVFYADTRQELTPLAIAAERVMVQLRSRGIQVEVVRAPLDKRFLVYILGRGVPPPNNNTLRWCTRQIKVDPMTEALAARIDELEGNVLMITGVRQGESAIRDQRIVMSCSKDGAECGQGWYQQVLPNAKGVRGRIATLAPLLHWRVCNVWDWLRIHAPSERYGAWATADVADAYGGDEAEEINARTGCIGCPLASQDKALDTIIETPSWAYLAPLKGLKPLYRELREPQHRLRKEGAEKLKDGSIAANPQRMGPLTFAARLMALDRILTIQDACNKAAAQLGRPAIDIINSEEEMRIRELIAAETWPNGWEGDEPRADVMLDKVFQDGSVQPLLFRGLA